Proteins encoded by one window of Flavobacterium sp. N502540:
- a CDS encoding DMT family transporter translates to MKAKIQNAVSGKIEAIGLPILALCWVSFFWGTTWLASKEGVKHMPALQLATIRQFLGGILYVGYFLLKKQPWPKGRQWRTIIILAFLNFVCSNGLSTWGVKYMSSGLGAIISALFPIWIIIINFFNGQKIAKMALIGILISFGGVCIIFMDYISDFLRPDFQFGIILMTASTITWAFGILETKKKASSFNPYFSLGLQMLISSVFLFGITEAAGVNIPLSEIPLPSLWSIAYLVLIGSVLTFIAFIYSLQHLPTEISSIYVYINPIVAMILGSFIFGETLTQAIAIGTIVTLTGLYLVNKTIRKTKK, encoded by the coding sequence GTGAAAGCAAAAATTCAGAATGCCGTTTCAGGAAAAATTGAAGCTATCGGATTACCGATTTTGGCTTTATGCTGGGTAAGTTTTTTTTGGGGAACCACCTGGCTGGCCTCTAAAGAAGGAGTAAAACACATGCCTGCTTTACAACTGGCAACCATTCGTCAGTTTTTAGGCGGAATTTTATATGTCGGATATTTTCTTCTGAAAAAACAGCCCTGGCCAAAAGGCCGACAGTGGCGTACAATCATAATTCTGGCCTTCCTGAATTTTGTATGCAGCAACGGCTTAAGTACCTGGGGGGTAAAATATATGAGCAGCGGACTTGGAGCGATCATTAGTGCTTTATTTCCGATCTGGATTATCATCATCAACTTCTTTAACGGTCAGAAAATTGCAAAAATGGCTTTGATAGGGATCCTGATCAGTTTTGGAGGGGTTTGTATTATTTTTATGGACTATATCTCTGATTTTCTCCGACCTGATTTTCAATTCGGAATTATACTGATGACGGCTTCTACCATAACCTGGGCTTTCGGAATACTTGAAACAAAAAAGAAAGCATCGAGTTTTAACCCCTATTTCAGTTTAGGATTGCAAATGCTGATTTCCAGCGTTTTTCTTTTTGGAATTACGGAAGCTGCGGGAGTTAATATTCCTCTAAGTGAGATTCCATTGCCTTCTTTGTGGTCTATTGCCTATCTGGTTCTTATTGGGTCGGTATTAACTTTCATTGCATTTATCTATTCGCTGCAGCATCTTCCCACAGAAATCAGCAGTATTTATGTGTACATCAATCCAATTGTTGCGATGATTTTAGGTTCGTTCATTTTTGGAGAAACCCTTACGCAGGCGATCGCGATTGGTACCATCGTAACCTTAACAGGACTGTATTTGGTAAACAAGACTATTCGGAAAACCAAAAAATAG
- a CDS encoding SCO family protein — translation MKSFLYKYRKFFIVLIVFSTVTISLFYSALKPQKTLPIYNPADVNPELVDSTVQYKSKYHTIADFSFVNQNGDTITQKNYEGKIYVADFFFTTCGSICPKMTTNLEDVQKAVLNNPKVMLLSHTVFPEVDSIPVLKAYAIKHGVVDSKWNLVTGDKKEIYTMARKSYLAVKLGRPDQLYDMVHTENFVLVDQKRRVRGFYDGTNKEEIKRLLEDINFLCQE, via the coding sequence ATGAAATCTTTTCTATACAAATACCGTAAATTCTTTATTGTTCTTATTGTATTTTCAACCGTTACAATATCTTTATTTTACTCGGCTTTAAAACCGCAAAAAACTTTACCTATTTACAATCCTGCCGATGTAAATCCGGAACTGGTAGATAGTACGGTTCAATATAAAAGCAAATACCATACAATTGCCGATTTTTCGTTTGTGAATCAAAACGGAGATACTATTACCCAGAAAAATTACGAGGGAAAAATATATGTGGCCGACTTTTTCTTCACCACCTGCGGTTCAATCTGCCCAAAAATGACAACCAACTTGGAGGATGTTCAAAAAGCCGTTTTAAACAATCCGAAAGTAATGCTGCTTTCTCATACGGTATTTCCTGAGGTTGACAGTATCCCTGTTCTAAAAGCTTATGCCATAAAACATGGTGTGGTCGACAGCAAATGGAATCTGGTTACGGGCGATAAAAAAGAAATTTATACGATGGCACGAAAATCATATCTGGCTGTAAAACTCGGGCGTCCTGATCAGCTTTACGACATGGTGCATACTGAGAATTTTGTTTTGGTAGATCAAAAAAGACGTGTTCGTGGTTTTTATGACGGAACAAATAAGGAAGAAATTAAACGTCTTTTAGAAGACATTAATTTTCTGTGTCAGGAGTAA
- a CDS encoding FeoA family protein, with product MQNTIHTLKKGEKAIIKDFDIDLIPLKLLEMGCLPGNLVELLQIAPFGDPLYLDINGSHVAIRVETAREIEVEPIKTNL from the coding sequence TTGCAAAATACTATCCACACTCTGAAAAAAGGCGAAAAAGCCATTATCAAAGATTTTGATATCGATCTTATTCCTCTAAAACTACTAGAAATGGGTTGTTTGCCGGGCAACTTAGTTGAATTACTGCAAATTGCGCCTTTTGGCGATCCCCTGTATTTAGACATTAATGGTTCACATGTAGCCATTCGCGTTGAAACTGCTCGTGAAATTGAAGTTGAACCTATCAAAACCAATTTGTAA
- the feoB gene encoding ferrous iron transport protein B → MSIQNINVALIGNPNTGKTSVFNQLTGLNQQVGNYPGITVEKKIGFCKLPHNIKANILDLPGTYSLNASSMDESVVIELLLNKNDKLYPDVAVVVTDVENLKRNLLIYTQIKDLEIPTILVINMSDRMESKGITLDIPYLEEKLKTKIALVSSRKGLGIEELKELIVSYKNIPHEPCLNASVIDQAYFEKLQEAFPNQLLYKLWLVITQDVNFSNLDRNEIRSTFTKSHSELKRLQQKETIKRYQFINDVLKEGLKVDASMAKDIRAKLDRVLTHKVWGYVIFLAILFLIFQSIFSWSTIPMDFIDSSFASLSSWVAEELPSGILTDLLSQGIVPGIGGVIIFIPQIAFLFLFISILEESGYMSRVVFLMDKIMRKFGLSGKSVVPLISGTACAIPAIMATRNIENWKERLITILVTPFTTCSARLPVYTIIISLVIPDERLFGILNMQGLALMLLYLLGFATAILASYILDKILKISSKTYFVVEMPSYKLPLFKNVAINVVEKTKAFVVGAGKIILAISVILWFLASYGPGKDFNEAETIVKERFADTTLDETQFENEVASQKLENSYIGLMGRAIEPVISPLGYDWKIGIALISSFAAREVFVGTLATIYSVGDTDNESTIRSKMQEEINPETGHKIFNFASGISLLLFYAFAMQCASTLAITKKETNSWKWPAMQLVLMSGLAYFVALIAYQLLK, encoded by the coding sequence ATGAGCATTCAAAATATCAACGTTGCCCTTATCGGGAATCCGAATACCGGAAAAACTTCTGTTTTCAATCAACTTACCGGATTAAATCAACAAGTTGGGAATTATCCCGGAATTACGGTTGAGAAAAAAATTGGTTTCTGTAAGTTACCACACAATATCAAAGCTAACATTCTGGATTTGCCGGGAACCTATAGTCTGAATGCCAGTTCTATGGACGAAAGTGTGGTTATTGAATTGTTATTGAACAAAAACGACAAATTATATCCGGATGTAGCGGTAGTGGTTACAGATGTCGAAAATCTAAAACGTAATTTACTGATTTACACTCAAATTAAAGATCTTGAAATTCCGACAATTCTGGTCATCAATATGTCAGACCGTATGGAAAGCAAAGGTATTACTTTGGATATTCCTTATCTCGAGGAAAAACTAAAAACGAAAATTGCTTTGGTTAGTTCCCGAAAAGGTTTGGGAATTGAAGAACTGAAAGAACTAATTGTTTCGTATAAAAATATTCCGCATGAGCCTTGCCTGAACGCATCAGTTATTGATCAGGCATATTTTGAAAAACTACAGGAAGCTTTTCCGAATCAGTTGTTGTACAAACTTTGGCTGGTAATTACACAGGATGTGAATTTTTCGAACCTGGATCGAAATGAAATCAGAAGCACTTTTACCAAATCACATTCGGAACTAAAACGCTTACAGCAAAAGGAAACGATAAAACGATATCAGTTTATAAACGATGTTTTAAAAGAAGGTTTAAAAGTAGATGCCTCAATGGCAAAGGATATCAGAGCAAAACTGGATCGCGTTTTAACCCATAAAGTTTGGGGTTATGTTATTTTCCTGGCTATTTTATTTTTGATCTTCCAGTCTATTTTCAGTTGGTCAACTATTCCTATGGATTTCATCGACAGCTCCTTTGCTTCCTTAAGCAGCTGGGTTGCCGAAGAACTGCCAAGCGGAATTCTCACCGACTTACTTTCTCAGGGAATTGTACCGGGAATTGGCGGTGTGATTATTTTTATCCCACAAATTGCCTTTTTGTTTCTGTTCATTTCGATTTTAGAAGAGAGTGGTTATATGAGCCGTGTGGTCTTTTTGATGGATAAAATCATGCGAAAATTTGGTTTGTCCGGAAAGAGTGTCGTGCCTTTAATTTCAGGAACGGCCTGTGCTATTCCGGCCATTATGGCTACCCGAAATATCGAAAACTGGAAAGAACGACTGATTACAATTCTGGTAACTCCTTTTACTACCTGCTCTGCCAGACTACCTGTTTACACGATCATTATTTCATTGGTAATTCCGGACGAACGCCTTTTTGGAATCTTAAATATGCAGGGATTAGCACTGATGTTATTGTATTTATTAGGTTTTGCAACCGCAATTCTTGCTTCTTACATCTTAGACAAAATACTAAAAATTAGTTCAAAGACATATTTCGTGGTAGAAATGCCAAGTTATAAATTGCCGTTGTTTAAAAACGTTGCGATTAATGTTGTAGAGAAAACAAAAGCTTTCGTAGTGGGTGCCGGTAAAATTATCTTAGCCATATCGGTTATCTTGTGGTTTTTAGCTTCGTATGGTCCAGGAAAAGATTTTAATGAGGCCGAGACTATTGTAAAAGAGAGATTTGCAGATACCACTTTAGATGAAACTCAGTTTGAAAATGAAGTCGCTTCGCAAAAACTAGAAAACTCTTATATCGGTTTAATGGGAAGAGCCATAGAACCCGTTATTTCGCCTTTAGGTTACGACTGGAAAATCGGAATTGCACTAATTAGTTCCTTTGCCGCACGTGAAGTGTTCGTGGGAACTCTTGCAACCATATACAGTGTTGGAGATACAGATAACGAATCTACCATAAGAAGTAAAATGCAGGAAGAGATCAATCCGGAAACGGGTCATAAGATTTTTAATTTTGCCTCTGGTATATCCTTATTGCTTTTTTATGCTTTTGCGATGCAATGCGCCAGTACGCTTGCCATCACCAAGAAGGAAACCAATTCCTGGAAATGGCCTGCCATGCAGCTTGTCCTGATGAGTGGTCTTGCTTATTTTGTTGCACTTATAGCGTATCAACTTTTAAAATAA
- a CDS encoding GyrI-like domain-containing protein, with amino-acid sequence MEQKFNVIGISIRTTNENGQSGTDIPALWNRFMSEGILQKIPNKTSNAIYCIYTDYEKDYTRPYTTILGCVVENLTVIPEGMVAKTISGVHYQKFTAKGNLADGIVINEWMKIWNSDLDRLYTEDFEIYGEQAQNPEDAEVDIYIAVK; translated from the coding sequence ATGGAACAAAAATTCAATGTGATTGGTATTTCAATAAGAACGACTAACGAAAATGGCCAATCGGGGACAGATATTCCGGCACTTTGGAATCGATTTATGTCAGAAGGAATTCTTCAAAAAATTCCCAATAAAACAAGTAATGCGATCTATTGTATCTATACGGACTATGAAAAGGATTATACGCGCCCTTATACCACTATACTGGGCTGTGTAGTAGAAAATCTAACTGTTATTCCGGAAGGAATGGTTGCCAAAACAATCTCCGGAGTCCATTACCAAAAGTTTACTGCCAAAGGCAATCTTGCTGATGGCATTGTGATTAACGAATGGATGAAAATTTGGAACTCGGATTTAGACAGACTTTATACCGAAGATTTTGAAATTTACGGGGAACAGGCTCAAAATCCTGAAGATGCAGAGGTTGATATCTATATTGCTGTTAAATAA
- a CDS encoding M13 family metallopeptidase: MKRQFSRPLFCALFSAVSFTAVNAQNATSKEPGINVSYMNPKISASQDFFQYVNGTWLSKTEIPSDRTTWGSFNELIKKTDKDAMSILKEASKNPKYKSDTDQGKAVNLFSTILDTVGRNKAGIKPLQPYFKKIDAIKNIADLQKYLTEIGQEGNSVFFGIYIGADEKNSSKNSVMLYPNRLGLPDQDYYISEDKDSKEKRSKYVLHVARMMQFLGESPEKAKESAAGILALETQLSKPRLNRVESRDSRLQYNPMTVAELQKLTPAINWDAYLSSLGLAKLQSIVVTEPKYMKALQTVFTENKVALWKEYLKWDLLTSYASELSTDLETANFDFYSKTLRGAIKQLPREEKALQVVNSSVGEALGKLYVEKVFPAEAKAKAVDMIHNVIQAYKTRINNLTWMSAATKIKAIEKLDKLTVKVGYPDKWKDYSALEIKGVAEGGSYFENMINLSKWNFKKGIDKLYKPVDKTEWGMSPQTVNAYFNPSYNEIVFPAAILQPPFYNYQADEAVNYGGIGAVIGHEISHGFDDSGARYNAEGNLVDWWTPEDLKQFTALGTALADQYSALQPLPGIHVDGKFTLGENIGDLGGINAAYDGLQLYLKAHGNPGLIDGFTPEQRFFISWATVWRTKTRDEALKNQVKTDPHSPGMYRAVVPVQNVDAFYDAFGIKKGDKMYIDPDKRVKIW, translated from the coding sequence ATGAAAAGACAATTTAGCAGACCTTTGTTCTGCGCCCTTTTTTCAGCAGTTTCATTTACAGCAGTCAATGCTCAGAATGCAACTTCCAAAGAGCCTGGTATTAATGTTTCGTACATGAATCCTAAAATCAGCGCCAGTCAGGATTTTTTCCAATATGTAAACGGAACCTGGCTTAGTAAAACTGAAATTCCAAGTGATCGTACCACTTGGGGAAGTTTTAATGAATTGATCAAAAAAACAGATAAAGACGCAATGTCTATTCTGAAAGAAGCTTCTAAAAATCCAAAGTACAAATCAGATACTGATCAGGGTAAAGCAGTAAACTTGTTTTCGACGATTTTAGATACCGTTGGGAGAAACAAAGCGGGTATAAAACCGTTGCAGCCTTACTTTAAAAAAATTGATGCGATTAAAAACATCGCTGATCTTCAAAAATACCTGACTGAAATCGGACAGGAAGGTAATAGTGTATTTTTCGGAATTTATATTGGCGCCGATGAGAAAAACAGTTCTAAGAACTCCGTAATGCTTTATCCAAATAGATTAGGATTGCCGGATCAGGATTATTATATCTCTGAAGATAAAGATTCTAAAGAAAAGCGTTCAAAATATGTACTTCATGTGGCGAGAATGATGCAATTTCTTGGCGAATCGCCGGAAAAAGCAAAGGAAAGTGCAGCCGGAATTTTAGCCTTAGAAACACAATTGTCAAAACCGAGACTGAATCGTGTAGAAAGCAGAGACAGTCGTTTGCAATACAATCCAATGACCGTTGCTGAACTTCAAAAATTAACGCCTGCCATTAATTGGGATGCTTATCTTTCAAGTCTTGGTTTAGCAAAATTACAGAGTATAGTAGTGACGGAGCCTAAATACATGAAGGCTTTACAAACTGTTTTTACAGAGAATAAAGTAGCACTGTGGAAAGAATACCTGAAATGGGACTTGCTTACCTCTTATGCAAGTGAGTTGTCAACAGATTTGGAGACGGCTAATTTTGATTTTTACAGCAAGACCTTAAGAGGAGCAATCAAACAATTGCCACGTGAAGAAAAAGCATTGCAAGTGGTTAACTCAAGTGTTGGTGAAGCATTAGGTAAGTTATATGTAGAGAAAGTGTTTCCTGCCGAAGCAAAAGCAAAAGCAGTAGACATGATTCATAACGTAATTCAGGCATACAAAACCCGTATTAATAATTTGACCTGGATGTCTGCGGCTACAAAGATAAAAGCGATTGAAAAACTGGACAAGCTTACTGTAAAAGTGGGGTATCCGGATAAATGGAAAGACTATTCGGCCCTTGAAATTAAAGGTGTAGCAGAGGGGGGAAGTTATTTCGAAAATATGATAAATCTGTCTAAGTGGAATTTCAAAAAAGGAATCGACAAATTATACAAACCGGTTGATAAAACCGAGTGGGGAATGTCGCCACAGACTGTAAATGCTTATTTCAACCCATCGTACAACGAGATCGTATTCCCGGCAGCAATTTTACAGCCTCCTTTCTACAATTATCAAGCTGATGAAGCGGTAAATTATGGTGGTATCGGAGCAGTTATTGGTCATGAAATCTCTCATGGTTTTGATGATTCAGGAGCACGTTACAATGCCGAAGGAAACTTAGTAGACTGGTGGACACCGGAAGATTTAAAACAATTTACGGCACTTGGTACTGCTTTGGCAGATCAATACAGCGCTTTACAGCCTTTACCGGGTATTCATGTTGACGGTAAATTTACGTTAGGCGAAAATATTGGTGATTTAGGAGGTATTAATGCCGCTTATGATGGTTTGCAATTGTATTTAAAAGCACACGGTAATCCGGGATTGATTGACGGATTTACTCCGGAGCAACGTTTCTTTATCTCATGGGCAACTGTGTGGAGAACCAAAACGAGAGACGAAGCGCTTAAAAATCAGGTAAAAACAGACCCGCATTCACCTGGAATGTACAGAGCAGTTGTTCCGGTTCAGAACGTAGATGCCTTTTACGATGCTTTCGGAATTAAAAAGGGAGACAAAATGTATATTGATCCTGATAAAAGAGTAAAAATCTGGTAA
- a CDS encoding c-type cytochrome, with translation MKKILFLSAILAFASCKKETAETPVETTTEAYSEGETAKAKTPEEFGKQIFEGQGNCFSCHQPDKKVIGPSIQEIAKIYKDKNADIVTFLKGNADPIVDPSQFAVMKTNFPVTQAMSDEELKAIETYIYSHLK, from the coding sequence ATGAAAAAAATACTATTCTTATCGGCCATTTTAGCGTTTGCATCTTGTAAAAAAGAAACTGCAGAAACGCCAGTTGAAACTACAACAGAAGCTTATTCAGAAGGAGAAACAGCAAAAGCCAAAACTCCGGAAGAATTTGGAAAACAAATTTTTGAAGGACAGGGAAATTGTTTCTCCTGCCATCAGCCGGACAAAAAAGTAATTGGTCCAAGCATTCAGGAAATAGCCAAAATATACAAAGACAAAAACGCAGATATTGTTACTTTCCTGAAAGGAAATGCTGATCCTATTGTTGATCCGAGTCAGTTTGCCGTTATGAAGACTAATTTTCCGGTAACACAGGCGATGTCGGATGAAGAACTAAAAGCGATTGAAACCTATATTTACAGCCATTTAAAGTAA
- a CDS encoding FeoB-associated Cys-rich membrane protein, whose product MVQEIIAFIILFIAVGYLIKKFFWKSKKKKDCGDGNCGCS is encoded by the coding sequence ATGGTACAAGAAATTATTGCCTTTATCATACTATTCATTGCCGTGGGTTACCTCATCAAAAAGTTCTTTTGGAAATCTAAAAAGAAGAAAGATTGTGGGGATGGGAATTGTGGTTGTTCGTAG
- a CDS encoding M13 family metallopeptidase: MIKQLRKPMFCVVSAMVTITAVNAQSAKPKEPGINLSNMNTKVSPKEDFFRYVNGTWLDKTEIPSDRNSWGSFNELRQKTDNDALAILKEASKDPKYKSNTDQGKAIALFNTILDTVGRNKRGVTPLQPFLKKIDAIKNVTDLQNFFIEMQPQGGIGFFGVFVGADAKNSNKNTVNLGPGGLGLSDKDYYNADDKDSKEKREKYEVHVARMMQFLGESPAKAKESAKQILALEIELSAPRLDRVERRDRRKQYNPTAIADLKKNTPSVEWEKYFTGIGMAKLDSVNVAQPRYMIALEKTLSEKKVEAWKAYLKWSLLNRTASTLSTDIENANFDFYGKTLTGALKQRPREEMALQVINTATGEALGKLYVEKLFPAEAKDKAKKMIANVMLAYENRINALPWMSQQTKVKAIEKLKKLTIKIGYPDKWKDYSALELKNVGEGGTYFDNMRSISKWAYAENLAKLGKPVDKTEWGMSPQTVNAYFNPSYNEIVFPAAILQPPFYNYQADEAVNYGGIGAVIGHEISHGFDDSGARYNADGNLVDWWTPEDLKQFTALGAALAAQYSALEPLPGIHVDGKFTLGENIGDLGGINAAYDGLQLYLKANGNPGLIDGFTPEQRFFISWATVWRTKSRDEAIKSQVKTDPHSPGMYRAVVPIQNVDAFYKAFDIKKGDKMYIDPDKRVKIW; the protein is encoded by the coding sequence ATGATCAAACAACTACGAAAACCAATGTTTTGTGTTGTTTCTGCAATGGTTACCATTACCGCAGTAAACGCACAAAGTGCAAAACCAAAAGAACCGGGTATCAATCTGTCTAATATGAATACCAAAGTAAGTCCGAAAGAAGACTTCTTTAGATATGTAAACGGAACCTGGTTGGACAAAACTGAAATTCCAAGTGATAGAAATTCATGGGGAAGTTTCAATGAACTACGTCAGAAAACTGATAATGATGCACTTGCTATCTTAAAAGAAGCATCAAAAGATCCTAAGTACAAATCCAATACAGATCAGGGTAAAGCGATTGCTTTATTCAATACGATTTTAGATACTGTTGGACGTAATAAAAGAGGAGTTACACCGCTTCAGCCTTTCTTAAAAAAGATCGATGCCATTAAAAATGTAACAGATCTTCAAAACTTCTTTATCGAAATGCAGCCACAAGGTGGTATTGGTTTCTTTGGTGTTTTTGTTGGGGCAGATGCTAAAAACAGTAACAAAAATACCGTTAACTTAGGTCCTGGTGGTTTAGGATTGTCAGACAAAGATTATTACAACGCTGATGATAAAGATTCAAAAGAAAAACGTGAAAAGTATGAAGTACACGTTGCCAGAATGATGCAGTTTTTAGGAGAGTCTCCTGCAAAAGCAAAAGAAAGTGCCAAACAAATTCTGGCTTTAGAAATCGAATTGTCTGCTCCAAGATTAGACCGTGTTGAGCGTAGAGACCGTAGAAAACAATACAATCCAACAGCAATTGCTGATTTAAAAAAGAATACGCCTTCTGTTGAATGGGAAAAATATTTTACCGGAATTGGAATGGCAAAATTGGATAGTGTAAATGTGGCGCAACCGCGTTATATGATTGCTTTAGAAAAAACACTTTCAGAAAAGAAAGTAGAAGCATGGAAAGCATACTTAAAATGGTCTCTATTAAACAGAACTGCTTCGACTTTGAGTACAGATATCGAAAATGCTAATTTTGATTTCTATGGAAAAACGTTGACAGGTGCTTTAAAACAGCGTCCTCGTGAAGAAATGGCGTTACAGGTAATTAATACTGCAACCGGTGAAGCTTTAGGAAAATTGTATGTAGAGAAATTATTCCCTGCTGAAGCAAAAGACAAAGCAAAGAAAATGATTGCTAATGTAATGCTGGCTTACGAAAACAGAATTAATGCATTGCCTTGGATGTCGCAACAAACCAAAGTAAAAGCCATTGAGAAATTGAAAAAACTAACCATTAAAATCGGATATCCTGATAAATGGAAAGACTATTCGGCTTTAGAACTTAAAAATGTAGGGGAAGGCGGAACCTATTTTGACAATATGAGAAGTATATCAAAATGGGCTTATGCTGAGAACCTGGCTAAATTAGGAAAACCGGTTGATAAAACAGAGTGGGGAATGTCTCCGCAAACGGTAAATGCTTATTTCAACCCATCTTACAACGAGATTGTTTTCCCGGCAGCGATCCTCCAACCGCCTTTTTATAATTATCAGGCAGACGAAGCGGTGAACTACGGTGGAATTGGAGCAGTAATCGGACACGAGATTTCTCACGGGTTTGATGATTCAGGAGCACGTTACAATGCTGATGGTAATCTTGTAGACTGGTGGACACCGGAAGATTTGAAACAATTTACAGCTCTTGGAGCAGCTCTTGCAGCGCAGTACAGCGCTTTAGAGCCCCTGCCTGGAATTCACGTAGACGGTAAATTTACTTTAGGTGAAAATATTGGTGATTTAGGTGGAATTAATGCAGCTTACGATGGATTGCAATTGTATTTGAAAGCCAATGGAAATCCGGGATTAATTGATGGATTTACACCTGAGCAGCGTTTCTTTATTTCATGGGCTACCGTATGGAGAACGAAATCAAGAGATGAGGCTATAAAAAGCCAGGTTAAAACAGACCCGCATTCACCTGGAATGTACAGAGCTGTAGTGCCAATTCAAAATGTTGATGCTTTTTACAAGGCTTTCGATATTAAAAAAGGAGACAAAATGTACATTGATCCTGATAAAAGAGTTAAAATCTGGTAA
- the hemB gene encoding porphobilinogen synthase gives MFPLQRNRRLRTNESIRSLVRETSLSPQDFMLPMFVTEGKDVKVAIPSMPGIYRHSLDHTIKEVKEAWDLGIKAVNIYVKISDHLKDNKGVEAWNKDGLMQQTIRAIKDAVPEMIVMPDVALDPYSIYGHDGIIENGQLLNDPTVDALTRMSLSHAEAGADFVAPSDMMDGRVLAIRKALEENGHHNVGIMSYSAKYASAFYGPFRDALDSAPVDSQNIPKDKKTYQMDYANRIEGIREALLDVEEGADIVMVKPGIAYLDIVREIKNTVQVPVAVYQVSGEYAMVKAAAERGWLDHDKIMLEQLYCIKRAGANIITTYFAKEAAVLLNK, from the coding sequence ATGTTCCCATTACAAAGAAACCGCCGTTTAAGAACCAATGAATCCATTCGTTCTTTAGTTCGTGAAACCAGTTTAAGTCCACAGGATTTTATGCTTCCGATGTTTGTTACTGAAGGAAAAGATGTAAAAGTAGCCATACCGTCTATGCCGGGAATTTACCGTCATTCTCTGGACCATACGATTAAAGAAGTAAAAGAAGCCTGGGATTTAGGGATTAAAGCGGTGAACATCTACGTAAAAATCAGCGATCATTTAAAAGACAATAAAGGTGTTGAGGCCTGGAACAAAGACGGTTTGATGCAGCAAACGATCCGCGCGATAAAAGATGCTGTTCCTGAAATGATTGTAATGCCGGATGTGGCTCTGGATCCTTATTCAATTTATGGTCATGATGGAATTATAGAAAACGGACAGCTTTTGAATGACCCTACAGTTGATGCTTTAACCAGAATGAGTTTAAGTCACGCAGAGGCGGGAGCCGATTTTGTTGCGCCAAGTGATATGATGGACGGAAGGGTTTTAGCCATTAGAAAAGCATTGGAAGAAAACGGACATCACAATGTAGGAATCATGAGCTACAGTGCCAAATATGCTTCGGCATTTTACGGACCATTTCGTGACGCTTTAGATTCTGCTCCTGTAGATTCTCAAAATATCCCAAAAGATAAGAAAACCTACCAAATGGATTATGCCAACCGAATTGAAGGAATTCGTGAAGCTTTATTAGATGTTGAAGAGGGTGCAGATATCGTTATGGTAAAACCGGGAATCGCTTATTTAGACATTGTTCGTGAGATAAAAAACACTGTTCAGGTACCCGTTGCTGTTTACCAAGTATCTGGTGAGTACGCTATGGTAAAGGCCGCAGCAGAAAGAGGATGGTTAGATCACGACAAAATTATGTTAGAGCAACTTTATTGCATTAAGCGTGCAGGTGCCAATATTATCACGACTTATTTTGCAAAAGAAGCAGCAGTATTACTAAACAAATAA